The Paenibacillus uliginis N3/975 genome has a window encoding:
- a CDS encoding GNAT family N-acetyltransferase, whose translation MGRIIGDGACYFQIVDIAVHPSYQEQGLEEMIIKELLAYLANKASKDADILVIADVAKIKMYQRLGFKLIYPEFYGMSIKM comes from the coding sequence ATGGGCAGAATCATTGGTGATGGAGCTTGTTATTTTCAAATTGTAGATATCGCAGTTCATCCCTCGTATCAAGAACAGGGATTAGAGGAAATGATCATCAAAGAGTTATTAGCTTATTTGGCTAACAAAGCCTCAAAGGATGCTGACATACTAGTGATTGCAGATGTGGCGAAAATTAAAATGTATCAAAGACTGGGCTTTAAGCTCATCTATCCTGAATTTTATGGCATGTCCATCAAGATGTAA
- a CDS encoding TioE family transcriptional regulator, which produces MRYYKPIEIAKELNISTSALRHYEDWGVIPKPARAENGYRLYTKVHLAYFRCLRALFPGFGVGITCDVLRHIQNAEVDKAFWIVNHEQAKLQHEKMVADQTLALLQDPELPLIPNKKLKSHMTIGEVAALTDVQDSAIRHWEKEGLISPLRDPENGYRIFTSMHIRQILLIRTLRRTVYFLENMKEIVQAVEHHSIEKAKKVTEDALISINQRNRQQFRGVQQLVELCDVLELID; this is translated from the coding sequence ATGCGCTATTACAAACCGATTGAGATTGCCAAAGAACTTAACATCAGTACGAGCGCTTTGCGACATTACGAGGATTGGGGAGTCATCCCGAAACCCGCTCGTGCAGAAAATGGCTACCGTCTGTATACAAAAGTACATTTAGCTTACTTTCGCTGCCTTCGAGCCTTGTTTCCTGGATTCGGTGTAGGCATCACATGTGATGTGCTTCGGCATATACAAAACGCTGAAGTGGATAAAGCCTTTTGGATCGTTAATCATGAGCAAGCCAAACTTCAGCATGAAAAAATGGTTGCGGATCAGACGCTTGCGCTACTTCAGGACCCGGAGCTACCTCTCATCCCAAATAAAAAACTGAAAAGTCATATGACCATTGGCGAAGTCGCAGCCCTGACCGATGTACAGGATTCAGCCATCAGGCATTGGGAAAAGGAAGGACTGATCTCGCCATTGCGAGACCCCGAGAATGGATACCGGATTTTCACATCCATGCACATTCGGCAAATCCTACTCATTCGTACATTGCGAAGAACGGTTTACTTTTTGGAAAATATGAAGGAGATTGTTCAGGCTGTGGAACATCACAGCATCGAAAAAGCAAAAAAAGTTACTGAAGATGCTCTGATAAGCATTAACCAGCGTAATCGCCAGCAGTTTCGAGGCGTTCAACAATTGGTTGAGCTTTGCGATGTATTGGAATTAATCGATTGA
- a CDS encoding cytochrome P450 family protein — MTASESPKNLFTNEFTQNPYPVYEKLRKSDPLLNLMFPDGSYGWLVSSYEDAVAVLKDPRFIKDITKIYGNEYASVFTSNMLFSDPPDHKRLRGLVQKGFTPQIIAGMRDHIQDIADELLDAVSSQDSMNLIDDYAFLLPIIVISELLGVPLEDRDKFRIWSNSIIGASNQETGEEVNQHMNEFVQYLGEWFANVRENPGDDMISQLIISEEQGDRLSEEELYGVVTLMIIAGHETTVNLIGNGVLALLEHPEQRKLLQEQPDLIHGAIEEMLRYNGPVEFSTSRWATEDFEFRGQMMKRGDLVIVALDSANRDPEQFNDPDIFDITRNKSKHLAFGKGIHLCLGAPLARLEGEIAINTLLRRFPNIELRSDIQELEWRPGMIVRGVKEIPLSIK; from the coding sequence ATGACCGCTAGCGAATCCCCGAAAAATCTGTTTACGAATGAATTCACCCAGAACCCATACCCGGTATACGAAAAATTAAGGAAAAGCGATCCCCTGCTTAATTTGATGTTTCCGGACGGTTCTTACGGCTGGCTTGTCAGCAGTTATGAAGATGCAGTAGCGGTCTTAAAGGATCCTAGATTTATCAAAGACATAACGAAAATATACGGTAACGAATATGCAAGCGTTTTTACAAGTAATATGCTATTCTCTGACCCACCAGATCACAAAAGACTTCGTGGACTTGTACAAAAAGGGTTTACTCCGCAAATCATTGCCGGAATGAGAGACCATATTCAAGACATTGCTGATGAACTTCTTGACGCTGTGTCCTCACAAGACAGCATGAATCTTATCGATGATTATGCCTTCCTCCTACCGATTATCGTGATCAGTGAATTACTCGGGGTTCCTCTCGAGGATCGGGATAAATTCCGGATCTGGTCCAACTCCATTATCGGAGCTTCCAATCAGGAAACTGGAGAAGAAGTGAATCAACATATGAACGAATTCGTTCAGTATCTGGGAGAATGGTTTGCAAATGTCCGCGAAAATCCCGGAGACGACATGATCAGTCAGTTGATTATTTCCGAAGAACAAGGAGACCGCTTATCAGAAGAGGAGTTGTACGGTGTCGTCACCTTGATGATCATTGCCGGCCATGAAACGACGGTCAATCTGATCGGCAATGGTGTGCTTGCACTTCTGGAGCATCCAGAACAACGCAAATTACTGCAAGAACAACCAGACCTTATTCATGGCGCGATTGAGGAGATGCTCCGTTACAACGGCCCTGTCGAATTCAGTACATCCCGCTGGGCAACTGAAGATTTTGAATTTAGAGGCCAGATGATGAAAAGAGGTGATCTGGTCATCGTAGCATTGGATTCCGCCAACCGCGACCCAGAACAATTTAACGATCCTGATATTTTTGATATTACAAGGAATAAAAGCAAGCATCTGGCATTCGGTAAAGGCATTCACCTATGCCTTGGCGCCCCGCTCGCCCGTCTGGAAGGTGAAATTGCAATAAACACGCTATTGCGGCGATTTCCGAATATCGAACTCCGTAGTGACATTCAAGAACTCGAATGGAGACCCGGCATGATTGTTCGGGGTGTGAAAGAGATTCCTCTTTCCATCAAATGA
- a CDS encoding MerR family transcriptional regulator translates to MFRIGDFSKLSRISIRMLRHYNDLGLLVPEYVDEMTGYRYYKPGQLSLANRINSLKDMGFSLTLIGQILKEYGDEESLRKHLMIQHAQMKEQEQLLQNKLSLLQTTIQQLGKDCLPMKYNVTLKEISSRYVASLRQIIPSYNQEGLLWNQLMEETAAQKLQFAEPCMSLAVFHDEGYKEADVDVEIQISVTGKYQDTEHVRFKHVPQLLVTSTIIEGNYDQLGAANEVIAAWISGNQYEMNGPMSTIYHVGPGTEANPDQWVTEICYPVRKQ, encoded by the coding sequence ATGTTTCGAATAGGTGATTTCTCCAAGCTGTCCAGGATCAGTATACGGATGCTGCGACACTACAATGATTTAGGTTTACTTGTTCCCGAATACGTTGATGAAATGACGGGCTATCGTTATTACAAGCCAGGGCAGCTCTCGCTTGCGAACCGAATCAACTCCTTAAAGGATATGGGCTTTAGTCTTACGTTAATCGGGCAAATTCTGAAGGAATACGGCGATGAGGAGAGTTTGCGAAAGCATCTCATGATTCAACACGCACAAATGAAAGAACAAGAGCAATTGTTACAGAACAAGCTCTCACTGCTTCAAACAACTATCCAACAACTTGGAAAGGACTGTTTACCTATGAAATATAATGTCACCCTAAAAGAGATTAGTTCAAGATATGTAGCGAGCCTTCGTCAAATCATACCTTCGTACAATCAAGAAGGGCTCTTATGGAACCAACTGATGGAAGAAACGGCAGCACAAAAACTGCAATTTGCAGAACCTTGCATGAGCCTTGCGGTCTTTCACGATGAAGGTTATAAGGAAGCTGATGTTGACGTTGAGATTCAGATTTCTGTCACTGGCAAGTATCAGGACACGGAACATGTCCGTTTCAAGCATGTTCCTCAATTGCTCGTGACTTCTACAATCATTGAGGGAAACTACGATCAATTGGGAGCTGCGAATGAGGTGATTGCAGCTTGGATCTCGGGCAATCAATATGAAATGAACGGGCCTATGTCTACCATTTATCATGTCGGACCTGGCACAGAAGCCAACCCCGACCAGTGGGTAACAGAGATATGTTATCCAGTGAGGAAGCAATAA